In a genomic window of Aeromonas veronii:
- the glpB gene encoding glycerol-3-phosphate dehydrogenase subunit GlpB: MKFDNIVIGGGMAGLSAALRLVEAGQKTLLMASGQSALHFSSGSIDLLESEGDPRAALPAFMAAHPDHPYSKVGMQNIEASLADLQRHCAEQGLPLVRHETNHERLTPIGTLKRTWLSPDTCACVTDAPIPDSLLLATLEGFRDFHPALAAANLATHPRFAHCRILTGEIRLPQLAEFSRNPHEFRSADIARLCDKHHLVADLAREISRMVLECGEPGCRHIVLPACLSLGLVGPRLAELEQRTGCTIKEVATMPPSLIGMRMQEALKRRFMTLGGTFLTSERVLGARYEGDRVIGVHSQNGDDQLFEADNFVLASGSFFSRGLESRLRGIREPIFDADVLSLEERDAWAGRRLFDHHPFMGFGVKTDDKLRVLRGGKPLANLYGAGSVLAHYDPIKEGSGSGVAVATGWQAAGHILAEG, translated from the coding sequence ATGAAGTTTGACAATATCGTTATCGGCGGTGGCATGGCGGGACTCTCGGCCGCCCTGCGGTTGGTGGAGGCGGGCCAAAAGACCCTGCTGATGGCCTCCGGCCAGAGTGCGCTGCACTTCTCCTCCGGCTCGATCGATCTGCTCGAAAGCGAGGGGGATCCCCGCGCAGCGCTGCCTGCCTTTATGGCAGCCCATCCGGATCACCCCTACAGCAAAGTCGGCATGCAGAATATCGAGGCGAGCCTGGCCGATCTGCAGCGCCACTGCGCCGAGCAGGGGTTGCCGCTGGTGCGCCACGAGACCAACCATGAGCGTCTGACGCCCATCGGTACCCTCAAGCGCACCTGGCTCTCCCCCGATACCTGCGCCTGCGTCACCGATGCCCCCATTCCGGATAGCCTGTTGCTGGCCACCCTCGAGGGCTTTCGCGACTTTCATCCGGCACTGGCGGCCGCCAATCTGGCGACCCATCCCCGTTTTGCCCACTGCCGAATTCTGACCGGCGAGATCCGCCTGCCCCAGCTGGCCGAATTCAGCCGCAACCCCCACGAGTTTCGCTCCGCCGACATCGCGCGCCTCTGTGACAAGCATCATCTGGTGGCCGATCTGGCCCGCGAGATCAGCCGCATGGTACTGGAGTGTGGCGAACCTGGCTGCCGCCATATCGTGCTGCCCGCATGCCTCTCGCTGGGGCTGGTTGGCCCGCGTCTGGCGGAGCTGGAGCAGCGCACCGGCTGCACCATCAAGGAAGTGGCCACCATGCCGCCGTCGCTGATCGGGATGCGGATGCAGGAGGCGCTCAAGCGCCGCTTTATGACCCTTGGCGGCACCTTCCTCACCAGCGAGCGGGTGCTGGGCGCCCGTTACGAAGGTGACCGGGTCATCGGCGTACACAGCCAAAATGGCGATGATCAGCTGTTTGAAGCGGACAACTTCGTGCTCGCCTCCGGCAGCTTCTTCAGCCGTGGGCTGGAGTCCCGCCTGCGCGGCATTCGCGAACCCATCTTCGATGCCGATGTGTTGAGTCTGGAGGAGCGTGACGCCTGGGCCGGCCGCCGCCTGTTCGATCACCACCCCTTTATGGGCTTCGGGGTCAAGACCGACGACAAGCTGCGGGTGCTGCGCGGCGGCAAGCCACTCGCCAACCTCTATGGCGCGGGCAGCGTGCTGGCGCACTATGACCCCATCAAGGAGGGCTCAGGATCCGGTGTTGCCGTTGCCACCGGCTGGCAGGCCGCCGGCCATATTCTGGCGGAGGGTTAA
- a CDS encoding methyl-accepting chemotaxis protein, with protein MALVVNLSNYMVSKRDLESDLVVARENAIKERKALLSSYIMMAKTAIDAVYALPDSPENRQKVKELLRPLRYSSDGYFFVYDFEGNTILLPVRAELEGKNRWNDKDAKGKLLIQEILKSARQGDGFTEYWTAKPSIGRDAPKLAFTLVLDKYQWAIGTGFYIDDIDNELVALRAERESNMHASLQSSVLVILVILGITLAATVMVGNRVTKPLADAVSALNDIADGEGDLTQRLKMQSQDEIGQLASAFNRFVERIQSVVSQVGETSTHLFSAVDKLHHLSVHYDHQMQGHSRETDQVVTAVTEMSSTAQEVAASASNAATATSDAARESDAARGVVSGAINSINRLVGEVHTASGVIEQLAQETAKIGSVVEVIRGIAEQTNLLALNAAIEAARAGEQGRGFAVVADEVRSLAGRTQQSTKEINEMLQRLQGGVKQAVEVMQASEERSQETVQEASHIASSLDSMVMAVSTINDMNIQIATAAEEQHAVSEEINKNLVAIQQIVSELTSAAVESNSTTRDLASTGDKLRKLVAQFRY; from the coding sequence ATGGCCCTGGTGGTCAATCTCAGTAACTACATGGTCTCCAAGCGCGATCTGGAGTCTGATCTGGTGGTGGCGAGGGAAAATGCCATCAAGGAGCGTAAAGCGCTGCTCAGCAGTTACATCATGATGGCCAAAACCGCCATCGATGCCGTGTATGCCCTGCCGGATTCACCGGAGAATCGTCAAAAGGTCAAAGAGTTGCTCAGGCCGCTGCGTTATAGCAGTGACGGCTACTTCTTTGTCTATGACTTCGAGGGCAACACCATCTTGTTGCCTGTACGCGCTGAGCTGGAGGGGAAAAACCGCTGGAACGACAAGGATGCCAAGGGCAAGTTGCTGATCCAGGAGATCCTCAAGTCGGCCCGTCAGGGGGATGGCTTTACCGAATACTGGACGGCCAAGCCCTCCATCGGTCGCGATGCCCCCAAGCTGGCCTTTACTCTGGTGCTGGACAAATACCAGTGGGCCATTGGTACCGGTTTTTATATCGATGATATCGACAACGAGCTGGTGGCCCTGCGGGCCGAGCGCGAGAGCAACATGCATGCCTCGCTGCAGAGCAGTGTGCTGGTGATCCTGGTGATCCTTGGTATTACCCTGGCGGCAACTGTCATGGTGGGCAACCGGGTTACCAAACCGCTGGCGGATGCGGTGTCGGCGCTCAATGACATTGCCGACGGGGAGGGGGATCTGACCCAGCGCCTCAAGATGCAAAGCCAGGATGAGATTGGCCAACTGGCCAGCGCGTTCAACCGCTTTGTCGAGCGGATCCAGTCGGTGGTGAGTCAGGTGGGCGAGACCAGCACCCACCTCTTCAGCGCAGTCGACAAGCTGCACCATCTGAGCGTGCACTATGACCATCAGATGCAGGGCCACAGTCGCGAGACCGATCAGGTGGTCACCGCGGTGACCGAGATGAGCTCCACCGCCCAGGAGGTGGCGGCCAGTGCCTCCAATGCCGCGACGGCAACCAGCGATGCGGCCCGTGAATCGGACGCTGCCCGTGGCGTGGTGAGCGGGGCCATCAACAGTATCAACCGGCTGGTGGGGGAGGTGCATACCGCCTCCGGCGTTATCGAGCAGTTGGCGCAAGAGACCGCCAAGATTGGATCCGTGGTGGAGGTCATTCGCGGCATTGCCGAGCAGACCAACCTGCTGGCGCTGAACGCCGCCATCGAGGCGGCCCGGGCCGGTGAACAGGGGCGCGGCTTTGCGGTGGTGGCGGACGAAGTGCGTTCGCTGGCCGGTCGTACCCAGCAGAGCACCAAAGAGATCAACGAGATGCTGCAGCGGCTGCAGGGCGGCGTCAAACAGGCGGTGGAGGTGATGCAAGCGAGCGAAGAGCGCAGCCAGGAGACGGTGCAGGAGGCGAGCCACATCGCCAGCTCCCTCGACAGCATGGTGATGGCGGTCAGTACCATCAACGACATGAATATCCAGATCGCCACCGCCGCCGAAGAGCAACATGCGGTCTCGGAGGAGATCAACAAGAACCTGGTGGCTATTCAGCAGATTGTCAGTGAGCTGACCAGTGCGGCAGTGGAGTCCAACAGTACCACCCGCGATCTGGCCAGTACCGGCGACAAATTGCGCAAACTGGTGGCGCAATTCCGTTATTGA
- a CDS encoding TSUP family transporter: MELELVTLFALFGVALVAGFIDAIAGGGGLLTVPALLATGIPPALVLGTNKLQSSFGSFSATWFYGRKGLLEWAMIWPAVICTFIGAAIGALAVQTIDAAILERLLPFLLMAFACYFYFSPRVSDAESSRRLTPMLFALLVGGGVGFYDGFFGPGTGSFFAIGFVALAGFGMARATAHTKLLNFTSNIASLLFFALGGKVVWSVGFCMALGQFIGARFGSKMVLKQGVKLIKPLLVTVSLLMSAKLVWSQYPELFAWI; this comes from the coding sequence ATGGAATTGGAACTGGTTACCCTGTTTGCCCTGTTCGGTGTGGCGCTCGTCGCCGGCTTTATCGACGCCATCGCCGGTGGCGGCGGTCTGCTGACGGTGCCGGCCTTGCTTGCCACCGGCATACCGCCAGCGCTGGTGCTCGGCACCAACAAGCTGCAGAGTAGTTTCGGCTCCTTCTCCGCCACCTGGTTTTATGGCCGCAAAGGGCTGCTGGAGTGGGCCATGATCTGGCCTGCGGTGATCTGCACCTTTATCGGTGCAGCCATTGGCGCACTGGCGGTGCAGACCATCGACGCCGCCATTCTCGAACGCTTGCTCCCTTTCCTGCTGATGGCTTTTGCCTGCTACTTCTACTTCTCGCCGCGAGTGAGTGATGCCGAGAGCTCCCGCCGTCTCACTCCCATGCTGTTTGCGCTGCTGGTGGGGGGCGGTGTCGGCTTTTATGACGGCTTTTTCGGGCCGGGCACAGGATCGTTTTTTGCCATCGGTTTCGTGGCGCTGGCGGGTTTTGGCATGGCGCGCGCCACCGCTCACACCAAGTTGCTCAACTTCACCTCCAACATCGCCTCCCTGCTGTTCTTTGCTCTAGGTGGCAAGGTGGTGTGGAGCGTCGGTTTCTGCATGGCGTTGGGGCAGTTTATCGGTGCCCGCTTCGGCTCCAAGATGGTGCTCAAACAAGGGGTGAAGCTGATCAAGCCGCTGCTGGTGACCGTCTCTCTGCTGATGTCTGCCAAGCTGGTGTGGAGCCAGTATCCGGAGCTGTTTGCCTGGATCTGA
- a CDS encoding ROK family protein encodes MNEIVKGSIDLIRQLNYGLVYASLEEHKELSRTDLSRLTGLSPASITKITRELLDGGLVVTCGESSVGRGRRQTLLRINERRFQFLSMRLGRGYVDMALFDFSGRSLARQRHLFTEEERADLLGSLVHAIKVFLPKKSLSLACIALCLPGQVERHSGMVKHFPFYDLRNWPLGPTLQQAFSVPVLVSGDVRTWIQAEREWGAAKNCADAVLVFVHNDIGVGMVVNGQLIESENALLGDLSHLQLEPYGQRCYCGGFGCACTLVTNQALEAQYRDLRERMQEHDLPESVTIRELCELALAGNSLCQDILHQAAGRLSKVLSNLICLLNPGKLLLGGEITRADRLLFPMLHQSLASQLPAEYLVRLQIESTHFYEDPTKPTSVQVHKALRDGSLLLALLRSSQAS; translated from the coding sequence ATGAATGAGATCGTGAAAGGCAGTATCGACTTGATCCGGCAGCTCAACTACGGCCTGGTCTATGCCAGCCTGGAAGAGCACAAGGAGCTGTCGCGCACCGATCTCTCCCGCCTGACCGGCCTCTCGCCGGCCAGCATCACCAAGATCACCCGTGAACTGCTCGATGGCGGTCTGGTGGTCACCTGTGGTGAAAGTTCGGTGGGGCGCGGCCGTCGTCAGACCCTGCTGCGCATCAACGAGCGCCGCTTCCAGTTTCTCTCCATGCGTCTTGGCCGTGGCTACGTGGATATGGCGCTGTTTGACTTCTCAGGTCGTTCGCTGGCCCGCCAGCGCCACCTCTTTACCGAGGAGGAGCGCGCCGATCTGTTGGGCAGTCTGGTGCACGCCATCAAGGTGTTTTTGCCGAAAAAGTCCCTCAGTCTGGCCTGTATTGCCCTCTGTCTGCCGGGTCAGGTAGAGCGCCACTCCGGCATGGTCAAGCACTTCCCCTTCTACGATCTGCGCAACTGGCCCCTTGGCCCGACTCTGCAACAGGCGTTCTCGGTACCTGTGCTGGTGAGCGGTGACGTGCGCACCTGGATCCAGGCCGAGCGGGAGTGGGGGGCTGCCAAAAATTGCGCCGATGCGGTGCTGGTGTTTGTTCACAACGACATCGGGGTTGGCATGGTGGTCAACGGCCAGCTCATCGAGAGCGAAAACGCGCTGCTCGGCGATCTCAGTCACCTGCAGCTCGAACCCTATGGCCAGCGCTGCTATTGCGGCGGCTTTGGCTGCGCCTGCACCCTGGTGACCAATCAGGCGCTGGAGGCGCAATACCGGGATCTGCGCGAGCGGATGCAGGAGCACGACTTGCCCGAGAGCGTCACCATCCGCGAGCTGTGCGAGCTGGCGCTGGCGGGCAACAGCCTCTGTCAGGATATTCTCCATCAGGCGGCGGGCCGCCTCTCAAAGGTACTCTCCAACCTCATCTGCCTGCTCAATCCGGGCAAGCTGCTGCTGGGGGGCGAGATCACCCGTGCCGATCGGCTGCTGTTCCCCATGCTGCACCAGTCGCTGGCCAGCCAGTTGCCCGCCGAATATCTGGTGCGGCTGCAAATTGAATCCACCCACTTCTACGAAGATCCCACCAAGCCCACTTCGGTGCAGGTGCACAAGGCACTGCGCGATGGCAGCCTGTTGCTGGCGCTGCTGCGCAGCTCTCAGGCGTCGTAA
- a CDS encoding DTW domain-containing protein produces MKPVPDHAVNRLRAWRKSISTRPFLARGGTLARCPACQLREDWCACEWRPELKAEAGFCLLMYDSEPMKPSNTGRLIADVLPDTTWAFLWSRTQPHPELLALLADPAWQPYVVFPACEKEPARLTGEVTLAPGKKPLFILLDGTWPEARKMFNKSPYLDGFPVLAIKPDALSTYGMRVANCDEHLCTAEVAACVLEVAGELKAGQALQHWFNLFSSRYMAGRVSRFPGADEDHLCEALAAIKDADTASPAL; encoded by the coding sequence ATGAAGCCTGTTCCTGATCACGCCGTCAACCGCCTGCGGGCCTGGCGCAAGAGTATCTCTACCCGACCGTTTCTTGCCCGTGGCGGCACCCTGGCCCGCTGTCCGGCCTGTCAGCTGCGCGAGGACTGGTGTGCCTGCGAGTGGCGCCCCGAGCTCAAAGCGGAGGCCGGTTTCTGCCTGCTGATGTATGACAGCGAGCCGATGAAGCCCTCCAACACCGGTCGCCTGATCGCCGATGTCTTGCCAGATACCACCTGGGCGTTTCTCTGGTCGCGTACCCAGCCCCATCCCGAGTTGCTGGCCCTGCTGGCCGATCCTGCCTGGCAGCCCTATGTGGTCTTTCCCGCCTGCGAGAAGGAGCCTGCTCGCCTGACCGGTGAGGTGACGCTGGCGCCCGGTAAAAAGCCGCTCTTTATCCTGCTCGACGGCACCTGGCCGGAGGCGCGCAAGATGTTCAACAAGAGCCCCTATCTCGACGGTTTTCCGGTGCTCGCCATCAAGCCTGATGCACTCTCCACCTACGGCATGCGGGTCGCCAACTGCGACGAGCACCTCTGCACCGCCGAAGTGGCGGCCTGCGTGCTGGAAGTGGCGGGGGAGCTCAAGGCGGGGCAGGCACTGCAACACTGGTTCAATCTGTTCAGCAGCCGTTACATGGCCGGTCGGGTCAGTCGTTTCCCCGGTGCCGATGAGGATCATCTGTGTGAGGCGCTGGCGGCCATCAAGGACGCGGACACCGCATCACCGGCGCTGTAG
- a CDS encoding transposase: protein MKRATKVRIYPTGEQAAFLNAQFGAVRFAYNKALHIQRHMLQRHGVSLKPKRDLKPLLAVAKKSRKYSWLKEYDSQALQQAVINLDKAFANFFNPKLKARMPTFKSKRGRQSSYHPNGKVLADAILLPKMTPIRAVIHRDIIGVVSSITVSRGPTEKYYASILCDDGREAPAKPSLITAVTGYDMGLSHYLIASSGKKMANPRHLINASRNLRRKQKALSRKTEGSANRSKAKLQLAALHERVANARADFQHKLSRTIVDDNQAIIVETLKTTNMMKNHKLARAIGDAGWHGFIMRLEYKAQAAGRHRIKLDQWFASSKPCSECGYKMPEMPLHQRQWVCPACGAEHDRDINAAMNIRQQGILELKAAGLAVSAHGGQRKSVNLTVAA, encoded by the coding sequence ATGAAAAGAGCCACAAAAGTACGCATTTACCCCACCGGGGAACAAGCGGCATTCCTCAATGCCCAGTTCGGCGCGGTGCGGTTCGCGTACAACAAAGCCCTTCATATTCAGCGGCACATGCTCCAGCGCCACGGGGTTTCACTGAAACCCAAACGCGACTTGAAACCCCTGCTCGCCGTGGCAAAAAAATCGCGCAAATACAGCTGGCTGAAAGAGTACGATTCACAAGCCTTACAGCAGGCGGTGATCAACCTGGATAAGGCATTCGCCAATTTTTTCAACCCCAAGCTCAAGGCCAGGATGCCCACCTTCAAGAGCAAGAGAGGCAGGCAATCGAGCTACCACCCCAATGGCAAAGTGCTGGCTGATGCCATCCTGTTACCGAAGATGACGCCCATCCGAGCTGTCATTCACCGAGATATTATCGGCGTGGTCTCCAGCATCACGGTCAGCCGTGGCCCGACAGAGAAATACTATGCCTCCATCCTTTGCGATGATGGCCGTGAGGCTCCCGCCAAGCCCTCCCTCATCACAGCGGTGACAGGCTATGATATGGGGCTGTCCCACTACCTCATTGCGTCGAGTGGCAAAAAGATGGCCAACCCGCGCCATCTTATCAACGCCAGTCGCAATCTGCGGCGAAAGCAAAAAGCACTGTCTCGCAAGACAGAAGGCAGTGCCAATCGTAGTAAGGCCAAATTACAGCTGGCCGCCCTGCACGAGCGGGTAGCCAATGCTCGCGCTGATTTTCAGCACAAACTCTCTCGCACGATAGTTGACGATAACCAAGCGATCATCGTGGAGACGCTTAAAACAACCAATATGATGAAAAACCACAAGCTGGCCCGCGCCATTGGCGATGCTGGCTGGCATGGTTTTATCATGAGGCTGGAGTACAAAGCCCAAGCGGCGGGCCGCCACCGAATCAAACTCGATCAGTGGTTCGCCAGCTCTAAACCATGTAGTGAGTGCGGCTACAAGATGCCGGAGATGCCACTTCATCAACGACAGTGGGTATGTCCAGCGTGTGGGGCAGAGCATGACCGCGACATCAACGCGGCCATGAACATTCGACAGCAAGGAATATTGGAATTAAAAGCGGCGGGGCTCGCCGTTTCTGCCCATGGAGGCCAGCGTAAATCCGTCAATCTGACGGTAGCGGCCTAA
- a CDS encoding LysR family transcriptional regulator, producing MLLEGLETLSLLASEGTMAKVASRLYISQSAVSKRIAQLEQRLGKKLIEPEGRQIRLTPQARELLERVAPSLAEMKGVLADSQDLADHSPLPVACSETLLAGYLAHFMRDYLEHDPHLALSTHHTPVILARVRSGDALLGICAGRLPPGHGLGADLLLEEPFYLVGEPVGEAQQSLPPASAGSRCKILAMDLENPSNRYLREPLAEMGLEPAMELDSYLALIELAKAGIGPVLLPAGLLALVGEQGAMARPLPGLGRPLHLVYRQSSLKRERIARLVSALHQHFRHYSDTPR from the coding sequence ATGTTACTGGAAGGGCTGGAGACGCTGAGTCTGCTGGCGAGCGAAGGGACCATGGCCAAGGTGGCCAGTCGCCTCTATATCAGCCAGTCGGCGGTAAGCAAGCGGATTGCCCAGCTGGAGCAGCGCCTCGGCAAGAAGCTGATCGAGCCGGAGGGGCGTCAGATCCGCCTCACCCCGCAGGCAAGGGAGCTGCTTGAGCGAGTGGCCCCGAGTCTGGCCGAAATGAAAGGGGTGCTGGCCGATAGCCAGGATCTGGCGGATCACAGCCCCCTCCCCGTCGCCTGCTCCGAAACCCTGTTGGCGGGCTACCTCGCCCACTTTATGCGCGACTATCTGGAGCACGATCCCCACCTTGCCCTCTCCACCCACCACACGCCGGTCATTCTGGCGCGGGTACGCAGCGGCGATGCCCTACTCGGCATCTGCGCCGGTCGGCTCCCTCCCGGCCATGGCCTCGGCGCCGATCTGCTGCTGGAAGAGCCCTTCTATCTGGTTGGCGAGCCTGTGGGTGAGGCGCAGCAGAGCCTGCCGCCAGCCAGCGCAGGGAGCAGGTGCAAGATCCTCGCCATGGATCTGGAGAACCCCTCCAACCGCTATCTGCGCGAACCACTAGCAGAGATGGGGCTGGAGCCCGCCATGGAGCTCGACTCCTATCTGGCACTCATCGAACTCGCCAAGGCGGGCATTGGCCCGGTGCTGTTGCCCGCCGGTCTGCTGGCACTGGTAGGAGAACAGGGTGCGATGGCGCGTCCACTGCCCGGACTGGGGCGCCCCCTGCATCTGGTCTATCGGCAGAGCAGCCTCAAGCGTGAGCGGATCGCTAGGCTGGTGAGCGCCCTGCACCAACACTTTCGTCACTACAGCGACACGCCGCGCTAG
- the glpA gene encoding anaerobic glycerol-3-phosphate dehydrogenase subunit A, with protein sequence MKRITTQVVIIGGGATGAGIMRDCALRGIDCILLERDDIAAGTTGRNHGLLHSGARYAVTDQESARECIQENRILKRIASHCVEDTGGLFLTLPEDDINFQRTFMDACALAGIDTRQLDPREAMLLEPNANPAMIGAIHVPDGTVDPFRLAAANVLDAKEHGARIFTHSKVLGLLRTQDRVHGVKAINTRTGEAFEVECQEVINAAGIWGQQICEYADLGIRMFPAKGSLLIMDYRINQLVLNRARKPADADILVPGDTISLIGTTSSRIDYNKIDQLTVEPEEVEVLLREGIKLAPIMARTRLLRAYAGVRPLVAVDGDDTGRNISRGIVLLDHAERDGLKGFNTITGGKLMTYRLMAEWATDLLAKKLGNSTPCQTATLSLPGSRDPEKVSAPGLSVPVEGSAQYRHGERVIAFFRDNPKANALICECEMVTAGEIEYALRELDVDNLIDLRRRTRLGMGPCQGELCAYRAAGLMQEYGKADGRQACVMLRQFLEERYKGTRPVLWGDALREAEFTYWIYEGLFGLGEWTAPQLVADTPRDPTSETTNKESRHEV encoded by the coding sequence ATGAAAAGAATAACTACACAAGTCGTCATCATAGGCGGCGGTGCCACAGGGGCCGGCATCATGCGCGATTGCGCACTGCGCGGCATCGACTGCATCCTGCTCGAGCGCGATGATATCGCCGCTGGCACCACCGGCCGCAACCACGGCCTGCTCCACTCCGGAGCCCGCTACGCGGTGACGGATCAGGAGTCTGCCCGCGAATGCATCCAGGAAAACCGCATCCTCAAGCGGATTGCCAGCCACTGTGTCGAAGACACGGGCGGCCTCTTCCTCACCCTGCCGGAAGATGACATCAATTTCCAACGCACTTTTATGGATGCCTGCGCCCTGGCCGGTATCGACACCCGTCAGCTTGATCCCCGCGAAGCCATGCTGCTCGAGCCCAACGCCAACCCGGCGATGATCGGCGCCATCCATGTGCCGGACGGCACGGTCGATCCGTTCCGCCTCGCCGCCGCAAACGTGCTGGATGCCAAGGAGCACGGCGCCCGCATCTTCACCCACAGCAAGGTGTTGGGGCTGCTGCGCACCCAGGATCGGGTGCACGGGGTCAAAGCGATCAACACCCGCACCGGCGAAGCGTTCGAGGTGGAGTGTCAGGAGGTGATCAACGCCGCCGGCATCTGGGGCCAGCAAATTTGCGAATATGCCGATCTCGGCATCCGCATGTTCCCGGCCAAGGGCTCCCTGCTCATCATGGATTACCGTATCAACCAGCTGGTGCTCAACCGCGCCCGCAAACCTGCAGATGCGGACATTCTTGTGCCGGGCGATACCATCTCCCTGATCGGTACCACGTCGAGTCGTATCGATTACAACAAGATTGACCAACTCACCGTCGAACCAGAAGAGGTCGAGGTGCTGCTGCGCGAGGGGATCAAGCTCGCTCCCATTATGGCCCGCACCCGTCTGCTGCGCGCCTACGCCGGGGTACGCCCGCTGGTGGCGGTGGACGGTGACGACACCGGCCGCAACATCAGTCGCGGCATCGTGCTGCTCGATCACGCCGAGCGCGATGGCCTCAAGGGCTTCAACACCATCACCGGCGGCAAGCTGATGACCTACCGCCTGATGGCCGAATGGGCCACCGATCTGCTGGCCAAGAAGCTCGGTAACAGCACGCCCTGCCAGACCGCCACACTGAGCCTGCCTGGCTCGCGGGATCCGGAAAAGGTCTCCGCTCCCGGTCTATCTGTACCGGTCGAAGGCTCAGCCCAATACCGCCACGGCGAGCGGGTTATCGCCTTCTTCCGTGATAATCCCAAGGCCAACGCCCTCATCTGCGAGTGCGAAATGGTCACCGCGGGCGAAATCGAATACGCCCTGCGCGAGCTGGATGTGGACAACCTCATCGACCTGCGCCGCCGCACCCGTCTGGGAATGGGCCCCTGTCAGGGCGAGCTGTGCGCCTACCGCGCCGCCGGTCTGATGCAGGAGTATGGCAAGGCTGACGGTCGTCAGGCCTGCGTCATGCTGCGCCAGTTCCTGGAGGAGCGTTACAAGGGGACCCGCCCCGTCCTGTGGGGCGATGCCCTGCGCGAGGCCGAGTTCACCTACTGGATCTACGAAGGGCTGTTTGGCCTGGGGGAGTGGACGGCGCCGCAACTGGTTGCAGATACCCCACGCGACCCAACCAGCGAGACCACTAACAAGGAGAGCCGTCATGAAGTTTGA
- a CDS encoding YchJ family protein — MNLCPCGSTLSLELCCGSRHSGAVADTPEQLMRSRYSAFVLGLGEYLVHSWHPAHLHGLTAEELSRSDTRWDGLEIIASQGGPQDDTGMVEFKAWFLEGDERHCLHERSRFVRYQGRWVYTEGEQDPAPLKAGRNDPCPCGSGKKHKKCCG, encoded by the coding sequence ATGAATCTTTGTCCTTGCGGCTCAACCCTTTCTCTCGAATTGTGCTGTGGCTCACGCCACAGTGGCGCGGTGGCTGACACCCCGGAGCAGCTGATGCGCTCACGCTACAGCGCCTTCGTGCTCGGGCTGGGGGAGTATCTGGTCCATAGCTGGCATCCGGCTCACCTTCACGGTCTCACTGCCGAAGAGCTCTCTCGCAGCGACACCCGCTGGGACGGTCTCGAGATCATCGCCAGCCAGGGCGGCCCGCAGGATGACACCGGGATGGTGGAGTTCAAAGCCTGGTTTCTGGAGGGGGATGAGCGTCACTGCCTCCATGAACGTTCCCGCTTCGTGCGTTATCAGGGACGCTGGGTCTACACCGAGGGAGAGCAGGATCCGGCTCCCCTCAAGGCGGGACGCAACGATCCCTGCCCCTGTGGCAGCGGCAAAAAGCACAAGAAGTGCTGCGGCTGA